A region of the Polaribacter sp. L3A8 genome:
TCTGTATTAAACTCTTTTTTGTTTTTAAAAACCATAGAAATTTGATCTAATAGATCTCTAGATCTTCCGTCCCAAAAAAAACTTTTTTGAAATGCAGCATTTATAAGTGTAGGTGCATTACGCGTTAACAAATCTCCTTTATTGTCTTTATTAAGCGAAAAACCATCTGAATATCCCTTTTCTGGTAAATGACAACTTATACATGCCAATTTTTTGTTTGCAGAAAGCGCTGGATCTGAAAATAATTTTTCTCCTAATTGTATTTGTTTAATTGTTGCGTTTCTATTTGTAGGCGGTGTAAAGTAAGTTAGGTTAAAAGAATCGTTTTCAAAAAAAGTAGGCGCATTAAAATTAAATGGTTCTGTTTTTACAGGAATCCAAAGGTTACTTGTTTTACGAATTTTAACCCAATTTCTAGTAATAGGATTTAGGTAATCTCTAGTAAATGTATATCTATCGAAAGTATTAAAATCGGTATTACTTTTGATAAAATTAATTGCATTTAAAATATTTGTTTGAAACTCTTTATCGAGGTTTTTATCTTTACTTATAATGATAGATTGAATTGTATTTTGATACATCAACTCTAAACTTTCTAAAGAAATGATAGTTTCTAAAATACCTAAATGACTTACAGGTGTATCAAAACCAGAAATTGCTAAACTTGCAATTCTAAATAATTGTTGATGTGTTGCTATAAAAAAACGATGAGCATTTAATTCTCTTTTTATTATATTCTTCTTTAATACAGAAAACAGCCCTTTTGTAACATAGATTTCTTGATTAAAATCTTCTAGAATCGTTTCTTTATCATAAATACTTTCTTCAATTTTTTGCAAACCAACAGGTGCTAAAATTTTTCCACTGTCTTCTTTATAAAATGGCAATGCAGGTCCGTTGGCTCTATGCCCAACTTCTGGATTTAAATAGGAAGCAAATGGCTCTGCCATTTTAAAATTTTCTCTTACTTTTTTAAAATAAAACTTCGTTTTCCCCCCATCAATTCCCTCTTGCTTTAAACTATCTAAATAAATAATTGCAGTTGTAATATGTTCTTTATAATAGTTCTGTGCAAAAGACCAATTTACGGTAGCTACATAATTTTCTTCCTTCTTATTTTTACAAGAACTAATTAAAACTGAAACTAAAAATACAAGTAATAGCGTTTTATGCGCTTTTATAATCATAAGTAATATTTTATAAACAAATGAATCTCCATAA
Encoded here:
- a CDS encoding cytochrome-c peroxidase, producing the protein MIIKAHKTLLLVFLVSVLISSCKNKKEENYVATVNWSFAQNYYKEHITTAIIYLDSLKQEGIDGGKTKFYFKKVRENFKMAEPFASYLNPEVGHRANGPALPFYKEDSGKILAPVGLQKIEESIYDKETILEDFNQEIYVTKGLFSVLKKNIIKRELNAHRFFIATHQQLFRIASLAISGFDTPVSHLGILETIISLESLELMYQNTIQSIIISKDKNLDKEFQTNILNAINFIKSNTDFNTFDRYTFTRDYLNPITRNWVKIRKTSNLWIPVKTEPFNFNAPTFFENDSFNLTYFTPPTNRNATIKQIQLGEKLFSDPALSANKKLACISCHLPEKGYSDGFSLNKDNKGDLLTRNAPTLINAAFQKSFFWDGRSRDLLDQISMVFKNKKEFNTDVHTFSNDILKDTTYLKLFKEAYNFVPKSNREVIRAISSYVSTLNGFNSKFDKNIRGEENTYTENEKNGYNLFMGKALCATCHFMPLTNGTVPPFFTETEKEVIGVPETKMNKKLDDDLGFYWVFKEDLHKGMFKTPTIRNAGITGPYMHNGVYETLEEVLNFYNLGGGAGLGFDLEHQTLPFDKLELTEQEQQDIIAFIESLTDNSVKDKK